GTCATAATCAGCATATACCAGAAGTTTCCGGACAAAAGCATCATCACCATCGATACCGCGGACAAGAAAAACGTCACGTTAATGAGTTTCTTCTCGCCAAAACGTGTAATGAGCTTGCCGATCAGCGCTGCCTGCACAATCGTACCAGCAAGTGCTCCCACTGTGATAATGATGGAAATATCACGTGGAGTATATGCGAACTTCGCATCGACGAACAGCGGGAAGATAACTTCGAAGTTCGCCAAGCCAAACGTCATCGTAAAGACCAGCACCAGCATGATGAAGTACGACGATTGAAACGACTTGCCGAGTTGTACGAAGATGTTTTCCTGTTTGTCTTTGGCGTTTCGTGCCGCGAGCTGCTTTTCCTTCGGAAGTGATTCTGACAAGAAGAAGATGGAACCGAGTGTGGCTACCGCACCAACTGCCGCGGAAATGTAGAACGGCATACGCAAGCCAAGCTCCGCCAAAAATCCGCCAATACCAGGCCCGATAACAAATCCGAGCGACATAGCAGCTCCGAGCATCCCCAGTCCTTTTCCACGTTTATCCTCTGTCGTGATGTCCGCTACATAAGCCAGCATGGACGGAATCATCGCTGCTGCTCCGATCCCGCCGATCAGACGAGAAAGGTAGAGCACCCATGTCTGTTCAGCCAAGGCAAAAACCAAGTTGGAGATCGTAAACAGGACGAGTCCCGCTACAATCATGATTTTTCTACCGTACTTATCGGACCATTCCCCCGCAATCGGAGAAAAAAGAAATTGGGTCACTCCAAAGGCTGCCACCAAGTATCCGGCTGTCTCCCCACCCGCGCCGAACTCTTTGAGAAATTCGGGCAAAATCGGAATAATCAAGCCAATTCCCAGCATCGCAATAAACATGTTAATCATCAGGAAGAGAATCGGTCGCTCACTATTCTCTTGTGCATTCATTTTCATTTATCCAGTCCTATCCTAGTAGATTTTTCTCTTTAGCCTTGCAGCTTCGCTTTCACACTCTCAATCACCGTGCGCCAAATAGCAGGGTCTGTTGAAATCTTTTGCTTGAAGTTGCGGTACAGCTCCTTTTGCTTTTCCTCAAAATCAGGAGCGTCAGCAGCCGGCAATCCAGCGCGGGCAGTTGTAATCATTTCCTGCACTTCCGGAGAACGAGGTCCCCAAACTCTTGCCTCGTAGCCATCCTGGTCGAGGAAAATAAAGATCGGGATCGCACGTGCTGTGCCATTGGTCAGGTATTGATCCATCAACTCCAGATTTTCGTCACGGATCAGAAAGCGCAATTCGATGTTGCTTTCCTCGGCAATTCGCTGAATGACAGGAACGCACAAGGAAGCATCCCCACACCAGTCTGCGGTCAGCACGATCCCTTTCCAATTGCGCTGGGAGAGATCCTTCCAGACAGCCAGATCCTCGTCAGTAAATGTGAGCTGCTCGTATACGCGGGACAGCTCCTCTTTGTTGACGTTCATGCTTTCTTTGTACGCGGCAAAGCTCATTCCTTTTTCAAACCAACTGTTATGATTCACGTTAGACATACTCCGTACTCCTCCTGTATAGTGAAAAATTATTGCTCCCAAATAGCAGAAGTTCCCAATCGATTGCGAATGGAAGAGCTTCTTGTTTGGCGGGCTTCTTTCCCTGACGTCTGTTTCATCGTGCTTGCCTTGGCAGTCAGGTCCATAAACCACTCTCTATCTTTGGTTGCGAGGGCGAGGTCGATCAAATCAGGCATATGCTCTTCATCATCAAAAGAGCCTACTGGAATACGTTCCATCCACTGTCTCGGAATCACCACCAGCTTGCCGATCGTCTCTTCGTTGTCGCATTGAACCACATATACTTTCGCGGTACCTCGCAATGAATCATCTGTTTCGACGAAGCCTTGAACTAACTCGCCGAATTTGGTTTTGCCCAATATCCAATCTCCGACTTCCAATAACTCATCTCGATTCATTCTCGTGCACCTCCCAATTGTAACGGAAATTATTACAGTTTCCACGTTAAAAATTTGTAACTTTACTGTTGCGAACTCTCCTGACATCCTTGACGGACTTTATCTAATACGGTCTGGATCGTAATTTGCTCCAAATATTTCGTAAAGTACATCTCTGCTTCGGTAAAAATCTGATCCATGACTCCGTGCATATTCGCAGAAACCTGACACGCTTCATGCGGATCTCCCGAACACCAGTGCGGCTTAAGCGTACCGTTCGAGATCGAGCAATAAATCTCGGCCAAGGTGACCTCATTCGGATCGCACGCGAGTATATAACCGCCGCCAATTCCCTCTTTGGTCTTCACAAACCCGTTCTTACGTAGAAGGCTCATGATTTTGCGAATTCTGGCAGGATTCGTACATACATTTTTTGCAATGAGCTCACTGCTTGCCATATGCTCCGGGATATGAGCCAACAAAGCCAAGCTGTGAACCGCTATGGTAAATTCACTATTCACGTCACAGACGGCCTCCTTGCGAAGAGTACTGTAATAATAATTCTTACAGTTACGAATGTCAACAATTGTGTGGGGGCAAACTTTTTTAAAAAACGAGAGGTTTTTAATCTTCGGTGGTCGAGGGGAAGCGCAGGCACATGTTTTCCAGTCGCCTTTTTCCTCACTGCGTTCGGGCGGTCTCCTTCCAAACATGTACCTGCGCTTTTCGGACAACAGTTGCTTCTGCGGGGCTTTTTTAAATAAGTTTTTTTATAAAAAGGATTTCATCGCGGATGGGGATGCCGTTGTCAGCGATGAGAGGGATTTCTGGTTTGATTTGGCGGGCTTTGTCTACAGCATTGATGTACAGTTCGTGAAGCTGATAGCCTCTTTTTTGGTAAAAGCCCATGGCGTGCAGGTTATCGTTGGTGGTGACGAGCTTCATGCGGTGGCAGCCTTTTTCTTTGGCGGTCTGCTCTACTTGATTGAGGAGTGCGGTCCCGATTCCTTTGTTTTCGATCACACTGTCCAAGGAAATGATTTCACATTCCTGATCTTCGAGTACATAGGAAATAAATCCGTTGATTGTACCATCTTCCCCCTTCACTGCGTAGCCATCCAGCGCATCGCATTGGAAGACGCCACTGGAGATGACCATTTGCGGACTTCCCCAGTGTTTGATGAAAAATTCAGTGATGACGTTTTTGTCCAGTTCGCTTGTTGAAATCATCCGCAAAGCCTTCACCTCTCCAAAATGATAAAGCGAAAGCCCCTGCTTGTGAGTCAGCAAGGGGCACCATATGTTTACGAGCGTACATCCAGCAGTACTTTTCCCGTACTCGCCCTGCTCTCTACCCACGCATGGGCGTTCGCTGCTTCTTCCAATGCAAAATGCTTGCCGATCTTGATGTCCAGCTGTCCATTCGCCAAATAGTCTAAAACTTGCTTGGCTGTATCTTGCAACAAGTGTGGACGCAGCTTGCGTGTCGTACCAAAGCTAAAGCCTAAAACAGAGCGGCAGCTTGCGTGCAAATCGATTGTCTTGATCTGACCGATTTCGCCGCTGGCATTGCCAAAATGGACGAGTCGGCCGTACCAAGCGAGGCACTCGAGACTACGCTCGCTCACCGTTCCAGAAATCGAGTCCAAAATGACATCAGCTCCCGCACCATCCGTCAGCGCGCGTACCCTTTCCACAAAATCTTCGCGATCATTGCAAATCACATGGTCGGCACCGGCTGATAAGGCAATTTCCGCCTTTGCCCCATTACCGACTGTGCCGATGACACGACCTGCTCCGAGCAGCTTGGCTAACTGAATCGCCGTCGTCCCGATTCCGCCTGCCGCAGCGTGAATCAGTACGGTTTCCCCTTTGGCAATGCGAGCAACCTTCGCCAACAACTGGTACGAAGTAAATGACACGACTGGGCAAGCGGCTGCTGTTTCCGTGCTGATTTGATCGGGCAATACGAAGGTCAAGCTCTCATCCGCCACGATATACTCGGCGTATGATCCGTTAGCCGGAAAGGCGATGACTCGCTGCCCCACCTTCAGGCTTTGCACCTCTTCCCCTACCTGTTCGATCACGCCAGTCGCATCGAGTCCCGGGATAAACGGCAGCTTGGCTGCGCCCTTTTTTCCGTATCTGGATTTGATATCGGCATAATTGACACTGGTCATCTCGACGCGGATCAGCACCTGTGTAGGTGACATGGATGGCATCTCGACTTCGGCATATTTCATCGTTTCCGGCCCACCTAATTCTGTTACCAGGATCGCTTTCATGAAAAACTCCTCCAGACCATAGTGGAATGATTGTCAGTTTTGAAGAACGGTCATGATCTCAGCTTTTTTCGCTGCGTACTCCTCGTCAATAAGCACTGGCGTAAACGCTGCTCGCGGCATGTCCACCAATAGATCATGCCAAGATTTGCAGCCTTGATAAGCAGCGTCAATCGGGATTTCTACCGGCTGCTCTAATCGATACATCCGCACGAACAAAATGTGCAGTGGCTGTTTTTTCTTCCAATGTAGACGCACATCTGCAAAATCATCCGTCCAGATGTGGAAAGGTGATAGCGCACGCAGCTTGGCTTCGTCCATCAGCTCTACATCGTCGGTTACTTCGGCAAAATATTTGATCGTCACCGTCTTCTTGTCCATTGTCCAGCCTTCGAGGGTCGCATCTAACAGGTGTTGGTAGTCTGTCTTTACCATGTCGCGCTTCTGGTGCTCATAGGTCGGATACAAATAGAATTGATTGTTTTCCAAGCGGAATTCTCGTGTTTCTTCGTATAACCCACCCTTGCGGATCGTGATGATCTGCTCACCTTCTCCAAGCGCTTTGACGGCGACTGCCCATTCCTTCAAGCTAAGGGGGGATAGCGGCTGTACGATCGACTGCATGCAGCAACGGCTCCCTTCTACTGTCAGAATCGTTTGATGACTTTAGTCTAGCCCAATTCCAGCTCGTTGAGAAGTCGTCTTCAACAGTTGATCGACATGCTGCATAGCTCCTTGCAGTCTATCGGCATAATTCCCTCGCAATGTCACGTACGTAATTCCCCGCTCGTCCAGCATCTGACGCAGCTTTTCGTGATTGTGCAGGCGCACTTGCTCTTCTCCGTGCACACGCAGTCCATCATCTACCCATGCGACATCTGGCTCCATCAATAGCCACAAATCATACACTTGCTCTTTGGCAATCTGGTCAAGAACAGGGAAGGTTTGCCCGGTGTACAGTTCAGAGTAAAACTGGGTGACAATCGCTTCGGTATCGATAAACAAGAGCTTGTTGGCTTGCTGGAGCGCTTTGTATTCTTCCATTTTGTGACCATACGCGATGTGCGGGAAATACTCCGGTGTCAAAATCGTATCGCAGCCCCCGACTTCTTCGCAGATTGTGCGCCCATACTCCTCGACAAACACGGTGTTGTAGATTTTCGCAAGATAGCGGGTCAAGGTCGATTTTCCGCAGCTCTCTGTTCCTACTACGACTACCTTTTTGACGAAATAGGGCTGAACAATAGCCGGGATGTGCTGCCAATGAGCGAAGACCCCCTCGTTGCGAATCTGGGTAGCAGAGATCGGCACTTGGCTGCGTGACTCATCGAGAATGATGTGCGCTGCCTCCGGGTATAAACGGCGAAAAATCGGATCATAGGCGGACTCTGAGCTAAAAACCAGATCAATTTTTTTCCCGATCTTGCGCTTGATGTCCGCTGCTCCCGCCTCCCAATCGTAGCTCTCGTCGCTATCCGCAAGATCCTCGACTACAAGCACACGGACATTTTCCATGTCCTTAACCAGCGTGGACAGCCATCTCAACCGTACTTCATAGGGAATGGGCTTGATTCCTGCCTCCTCACACAGCTTTTGGTCGCGTGTAGGGCTGTGCGAGAGAACGACGTACAGCTCGTCGCAGCGGCAGGCCGCCTGTGTTATTGCGTATACATGTCCTTGATGAAGTGGCAAAAATTTGCCGCCAATGAAGCCTACGCCCCCCATGTCTGCCCCTCCCTTTGCTTGCGATACTGTCTTACCCAGTTCATCAAGCCGTAGATGGCATTCACCAAATAAGCGGACCACATGACCAGCATCGAGATATCGCTTCCGTCCTTCAAAAACGCTACCAGCCACATGTAGATCGTGAACAAATCAATGATGATCCAGACCACCCACTGCTCGACCAAGCGCTTCACCATGAAAAGCATCGCGATGACGGAGAGAACAGCCGTCAAGGAATCGACAAAAGGCAAAGCCCCGCCCATTTGTTTCAATATAAACCCATAGGCAATCGTTGCAATGATACTCAAGAGAGTCCACCAGATGCGTGCACGATTGGACAAAATCGTAATCTTGACGTCATTCTGTTTGACTTCCGACACGCGGTTTTTACGCCACAAGTAGAGTCCTATGAATTGCATCGGCAAAAAATAGAGAAGATTCAGCATGACTTCGCCATAGTACTTTTGCCCATAGGCAACGAACGCGTACAAAACCACATTGATGATACCCGGGTAGTAGCTCCACGTCTTTCCTTTGGCGACGAGCACGACACTCACCATCCCTGTCAAGGAGGCGATCAAGCCGATGAATGTATCATCCAGCGCGAAATACAAGTAGAGGGTAACGAGTGTAAACGAGATGAGCCAAATTTTTTCAAACCAATTCCAGTCTGCTAAAAAGCCGGTGCTTTTCGCATTCATGCGAATCTCTCCTTGAACGCTCGCAGGTTTTCCTGGCGCGCAGAATTGTCGTAGACGGCAAACACGATGTGGTCAAAAAGCTGTGCATACTGTTCCTCGATCAAAACAGTCGCAAAGTACTCTGCTACGTCCTCCGCTTTGTTGCGGAATACTCCGCAGCCGTACGCCCCCAAAATGATCGTCCGGTGGTTGTGGATGGCTGCTGCCCGCAAAATTTTTCGGATGCGCTCCTTCATGACAGGGCCAATCTTTGCGACATTTTCAGGCTCTCGCTCACGAACAACCCCCGCATTCACAGCAGGCGCCGTAACGAAAGACAAGAGGTATGGATCAGGCAAAAGCTGATCGCTTTGGTCGCGGAGCACGGGGACCCGCGGTGAATAAATCATGTAGTCGGAATAAAAGCAGGTTTTCAACTGGCGATGGTAGGTGTACATTTCCTGCATTTGCACGATGCAAGGATACAGACCAGAGGAACGCGCCAAGCTCTCTTCCTGCGCCTGACTTCCCCCTAGGAATCCTCCGCCCGGATTTTTGGCGGAAGCAAAATTCAAGCATACGGCATCTGCTCGTTTTTCTGAAACGACGAGGCGCTTGGCTGCATCCAGGCTGGATTCCGAGGTGACCTCGATCTTGGCACGCAGTTGTGCAGCTGTTGTTTGCTTCGATGGCAATTGGACTGCGTCTGCGGCCAAATCATTTGGTCGATACAGAACCGACTGGCTGATGGCAGTAGTGAGCTCCTCCGTAATGCTCTTCTTTTCTCCCGCTTTGTTCACGTAATAGCCCTGCTCTATGATTTGCAGCGTCTCTTGCGCGATTCGTACGCGCACGCTTCGATTGTGTCCCTGATTCATTGTGATTTCCTCCCTGGTACGGTCCCTACGTCTGATCCATCCATTCCGGGTTAAAGCGGAAATACTTGGATGGTCGGTGCCCGGCATGTTTACGATATTGATTCGTTTCCAAAACTTTGTCGGCTACCTTCCTGCGAAAGGCCGCAGCCAACAGCTCACGTCCCAAAATCACTTCGTACACTTGTTGCAGATCGCTTAGCGTGAACAGCTCCGGCATTAGGGCAAAGGCGATATCCGTGTATTCAATCTTGTTACGCAATCGCTCCAATGCGTATTGAATGATTTTGGCGTGATCAAATGCAAGGTTGTTCGTCTCTACGATTTCGCGGGTCTCACGTATGGTGCGGCCCGTTACTGTTTTGGTAATTTTAATCGTGGCAGACAGTTCCTCTCTCTCATGTACAAGACGCAGCTCCAGCCATTTTTCAGTAATGGAGCCGTCACTAGTCCCCGTCTTCGTTTCTTTTAGCCACCTGTCCTCGATGCGGTACCACTCCGCTTCCTCTGCATCATCCCCTGCCTGCAACTGTAAAGACGAGCTGTCAACCAAGGCCATGTACGACGTGCTAATCACCCATGTCCGTGGATCCCTGCCCGCATCGCCCCAGGTGTAGAGCTGCTCCAAGTAAATGTCGTCTACGTTTGTTTCCGTACGCAGCTCGCGTCTGGCTGCCTCCTCCAGACTCTCCCCAGGTGTAACAAACCCACCCGGCAACGCCCATTGGCCAATATACGGATGCTCACCACGCTTCACGAGCAATATTTTCAACGACTTGGGCGAGAGCTTGCGGTAATTCTCCTCCAGCTCATCCATCACGGTGAATACCAGCATATCGACTGTCACAGACGGTCGCTCGAATTGGCTGACATCATAAGCTTCCAAGTACTCCTGTTCCGTTTGACCTTGTTTATTGACAGAAGGTTTATCTTTCATCCAATCGCCTCTTTTTGCTGCTGAATTGTTGTTGTCTTTTTGTTATTAACAAAATGTTATTATCAAGTTGTTGGTATCATATTACTCTTTCCTTTTATTGGTGTCAACAAAAAATCCCCACTTTCAAGTAAGGGGTTTTATTTGTTGTTGAAAACAGCCGCGTAGAAGAAGCGCATTTCCAGTCCAAGCGCCTCTGGAGCCCGCCCTAGCGTAGTAATAAATGGCGGGGGTTTTCAGCTTCACTTATGGAATACCTCTTCGAAACTTCCACGTTTGAAGCGCTCCCGCCATTTATTACGAAGCGGACAGTCTTCACCCCTTGCGGGGCGGAGGCCGAAGCGTAGACTGGAAATGCGCTTCTTCCCACCACCCTAGCCACTTTTTAAAACAAAACAAAAAGCCCCCTGCCAGCTAAATTCACTGACAGGAGGCTTCTTAAAACTATTAATAGCTTAGATTAAGCAGCACTCGGATCGGCTTTTACTGCCTGAACATAATCGTCTGCTTTCTTTTGGTCGAACTGACCTTCCCAACGAGAGATCACAATTGCTGCCAACGCATTACCTACTACGTTAACAACTGTACGAGCCATATCCATCAAACGGTCTACACCGGCGATGAAAGCAAGACCTTCTACTGGGAGACCTACAGAGCCGAGCGTAGCCAACAGTACTACGAACGATACTCCCGGTACACCAGCGATCCCTTTAGACGTAACCATCAGTACGAGCATCAGCGTGATCTGTGTGCTGATTGGCATGTGAATCCCATACATTTGCGCAATGAACAGAGCAGCCAGTGCCTGATACAATGTGGAACCATCCAGGTTGAAGGAGTAGCCTGTCGGAATAACAAAGGACGCGATCGCCTTCGGACAGCCCATCTTCTCCATTTTTTCCATAATTTTAGGCAGTACAGTCTCGGAGCTGGAAGTGGAGTAAGCCAACAACAGCTCGTCCTTCAATACACGCAGAAGGGAAGTGATTTTGATTCCGCTGATACGTGCGATGATGCCCAATACCACCAAGATGAAGAACACCATGGCAACGTGAACCAAAATAACCAGTTTCCCCAATGGAATCAAGGAAGACAAACCGAATTTGGAAACGGTAACACCAATCAGTGCAAAAACACCGAACGGAGCGAAACGCATGATGGTGTTCACAACCCAGAACATGGCGTCCGCGACTCCATTGAAAAAGTTGAGAACCGGCCTTCCCTTCTCCCCTGCTGCTGCGACACCAAGTCCAAACAGAACCGAGAAGAAAATAATCGCTAACATATCACCACGAGCAAGCGAATCAAAGATATTCGTTGGTACAATCTTAACGAATGTTTCCACCATACCGTGGCTCTGTGTTGCTTCTGCCGTGTCTACATACTTGTGGATATCAGTCTTGGTAAGGACTGTTCGATCCACGCCGACACCCGGTTGAAAGATATTGGCCGCCAAAAGACCAATGATAATGGCAATCGTGGTAACGATTTCAAAATACAGAATTGTCTTACCACCGATTTTACCGAGCTTCTTCATGTCACCTACGCCTGCTACGCCCACAATAAGCGTGGCAACAACGATCGGAACGACAATCATTTTAATCAATCGGAGAAAAATATCACCGATAGGCTGTAAATAGGTCGCCACTGCCGGGTTGCCGTAGAAAATAGCACCCACCAGGATACCCAGAATGAGACCGACGACAATCTGCATCGCTAATCCAAACCGCTTCATCCTGACACCTCGCTATGAAAGAATAAGATGTGACTCTCAAGACGATATGCTTATACGCATCAAACTTGAGTGGTATATAGGTGAGCATCATATCATGACTTTTTGTGTTTTCCCCTTTTTTGTATTTTTTTCATTTCTTTGTTTTTTCTGATATCCTCTATCAATTTCGCGATATGATTGGGTTCATTGTATTCATTTCTGGAAAAATGATAAAATAAAGGAATCAACTTTCAGCGATCTTTCATTCAGAATGGAGCGCAGTCATGACGATTCGGAAAATGATCATCCTGCTACTAGTTCTAGCAGTCGGGTTGTTTCTTTTGCCTTACTCCGTCCCCTTTTTGCTAGCACTGCTAACAGCAATTCTGGTTGAGCCGCTCGTCTTGTTTCTTATCAAAAGACTACGCATGAATCGGATGAGTGCGGTAATCGCATCCTTCTTCCTCTTCCTCATTTCTTTTGGGATCGTACTGTACTGGATCGGCACACAGATTGTCATTCAGGGAATGGTTTTGGCTCAGCGATTACCGGCTTTTTCGCAGCATATTTTTGAGTTAGTCGAGTCCTATTTGATGAGCTGGGAAACTTACTATGCGTCGTTACCTGCCGAAACCGTCTCAGAAATCCAGAGTGTCTTCGCTGGGCTGAAAAGCTGGGCGCTTACTTCAGCCTCCACGGTTGCCAAAGGTATTCTCGGCGTAGCAGCCATCGTTCCAGGCTTTTTGATCTCCACGATTATTTACTTAGTTGCCTTGTTTTTGATCAGTCTCGATTTACCGAAGCTGCGTGCTGGGTTCATGAGAATGTTCACCGTATCTGCTCGTGAAAAGATCGAGGTGGTTATCTCTCAATTGAACCGTGCCACCCTTGGTTTTTTACGTGCCCAAATCATCTTGAGCCTGATGACGTTCGCGCTGTCCTTATTGGGATTGCTCATTTTGCAGGTCAAGTATGCAGCCGTCATTTCTCTCATGATCGTTTTCGTCGATATTCTCCCCATCTTAGGCACAGGCTCGTTCCTCGTCCCATGGGCTATTTACACCTTCTTGATGGGCAACTCTTCTTTGGCAATCGGCCTGATCGTCATCTTCCTCGTGATTACGGTCGTCCGCCGCATTATTGAACCAAAGATACTCGCATCTAATCTGGGAATAAGCGCACTGGCCGCTCTTGTCAGCATGTTCCTCGGATTTCAGGTGCTGGGATTTTTCGGGTTGATACTTGGTCCAGCGCTCGTCATTATCTATGAGGCGCTGAGAAAAGCTGGATTCTTGAATTTCAAAATCGATTTTTGATGGGCACAAAAGAGTAGGTAGTGCTACGGCCGTTTTTTCCGGTAATGGAATCGGAAAAGCGGCCGTTGATATAGAAAGATATATGGGGGAGAGCATATGTGTGCATACAAAGAACTGACCACCTCACAACGGACAATCATGACGCCAGGGCCCGTCGAGGCAGAGCCTAGTGTTCTTCGCGTGATGGGTTCACCCATTTTGGGACAATTCGATCCAGAATTCACGAATATCATGAACGAAACAATGGAGATGCTTCGGAAATTGTTTCAGACATCCAATCATTGGGCATTCCCGATAGACGGAACTTCCCGGGCGGGCATCGAGGCCGTTTTGTGTAGCATAATCGAACCAGGAGATCGGGTGCTTGTACCCATTTATGGACGATTCGGGCACTTGCTCACGGAGATTGCGGAAAGGTATGGCGCAGATGTGATGACGATGGAAACGCGCTGGGGAAGTGTCTTTGAACCGCAGGACGTCATTGCCGAAATCGAGCGAGTTCAGCCCAAAATCGTAGCAATGGTTCACGGCGAAACATCCACTGGCTGTGTTCAGCCTTTGAAAGAAATCGGAGCAGCTTGCCGCCGAATGGATGTCCTATTTGTCGTCGATGCTGTCGCTTCGATCGGCGGGACAGAAGTGAAGGTAGACGATTGGTATATCGACGCATGTATAGGTGGTACTCAAAAATGCTTGTCTGTCCCCTCTGGGATGGCTCCTATCACGTTTAATGCTCGTGTAGAAGCACTCTTGCTCCAACGGAAAAAGATCGAGCGTGGACTGGCTGATCCCTCTGCTCCGAAATCTGCTCAAACCCGAACGATCCGCAGCAACTATTTTGACTTGAGCCAACTCATGGATTACTGGGGACCTGCACGGCTGAACCACCATACGGAGGCGACAACGATGCTGTACGCATTGCGCGAGGGAGTGCGCATTGCCCTCACAGAAGGTCTGGAGGCGAGATTCGCCAGACATCGCTTGCATGAACAAGCCTTGGTCGCTGGTGTGTTGGCGATGGGATTGCAGCTCTATGGCGATCCGGCTTGCAAGCTTCCCGTCGTGACCTGTATCAAAATTCCTGACGGGCTCGACGGAGAGTCAGTCCGTGCTATGCTGCTCGAAGATTTTCATATTGAAATTGCCAGTTCCTTCGGGCCGTTAAAAGGGACAATCTGGCGGATTGGCACAATGGGCTACAGTTGCCGGAAGAA
The window above is part of the Brevibacillus antibioticus genome. Proteins encoded here:
- a CDS encoding MFS transporter — protein: MKMNAQENSERPILFLMINMFIAMLGIGLIIPILPEFLKEFGAGGETAGYLVAAFGVTQFLFSPIAGEWSDKYGRKIMIVAGLVLFTISNLVFALAEQTWVLYLSRLIGGIGAAAMIPSMLAYVADITTEDKRGKGLGMLGAAMSLGFVIGPGIGGFLAELGLRMPFYISAAVGAVATLGSIFFLSESLPKEKQLAARNAKDKQENIFVQLGKSFQSSYFIMLVLVFTMTFGLANFEVIFPLFVDAKFAYTPRDISIIITVGALAGTIVQAALIGKLITRFGEKKLINVTFFLSAVSMVMMLLSGNFWYMLIMTVIFFTLTSIMRPAINTLISKRAGDEQGFVAGMNNAYMSLGNIFGPAVAGTLYGVHLNAPYLFGAIILILSLFLSQVESRRSVKRVVA
- a CDS encoding thioredoxin family protein — translated: MSNVNHNSWFEKGMSFAAYKESMNVNKEELSRVYEQLTFTDEDLAVWKDLSQRNWKGIVLTADWCGDASLCVPVIQRIAEESNIELRFLIRDENLELMDQYLTNGTARAIPIFIFLDQDGYEARVWGPRSPEVQEMITTARAGLPAADAPDFEEKQKELYRNFKQKISTDPAIWRTVIESVKAKLQG
- a CDS encoding IDEAL domain-containing protein, which codes for MNRDELLEVGDWILGKTKFGELVQGFVETDDSLRGTAKVYVVQCDNEETIGKLVVIPRQWMERIPVGSFDDEEHMPDLIDLALATKDREWFMDLTAKASTMKQTSGKEARQTRSSSIRNRLGTSAIWEQ
- a CDS encoding RrF2 family transcriptional regulator; translation: MNSEFTIAVHSLALLAHIPEHMASSELIAKNVCTNPARIRKIMSLLRKNGFVKTKEGIGGGYILACDPNEVTLAEIYCSISNGTLKPHWCSGDPHEACQVSANMHGVMDQIFTEAEMYFTKYLEQITIQTVLDKVRQGCQESSQQ
- a CDS encoding GNAT family N-acetyltransferase, which gives rise to MRMISTSELDKNVITEFFIKHWGSPQMVISSGVFQCDALDGYAVKGEDGTINGFISYVLEDQECEIISLDSVIENKGIGTALLNQVEQTAKEKGCHRMKLVTTNDNLHAMGFYQKRGYQLHELYINAVDKARQIKPEIPLIADNGIPIRDEILFIKKLI
- a CDS encoding quinone oxidoreductase family protein — its product is MKAILVTELGGPETMKYAEVEMPSMSPTQVLIRVEMTSVNYADIKSRYGKKGAAKLPFIPGLDATGVIEQVGEEVQSLKVGQRVIAFPANGSYAEYIVADESLTFVLPDQISTETAAACPVVSFTSYQLLAKVARIAKGETVLIHAAAGGIGTTAIQLAKLLGAGRVIGTVGNGAKAEIALSAGADHVICNDREDFVERVRALTDGAGADVILDSISGTVSERSLECLAWYGRLVHFGNASGEIGQIKTIDLHASCRSVLGFSFGTTRKLRPHLLQDTAKQVLDYLANGQLDIKIGKHFALEEAANAHAWVESRASTGKVLLDVRS
- a CDS encoding DUF1802 family protein translates to MQSIVQPLSPLSLKEWAVAVKALGEGEQIITIRKGGLYEETREFRLENNQFYLYPTYEHQKRDMVKTDYQHLLDATLEGWTMDKKTVTIKYFAEVTDDVELMDEAKLRALSPFHIWTDDFADVRLHWKKKQPLHILFVRMYRLEQPVEIPIDAAYQGCKSWHDLLVDMPRAAFTPVLIDEEYAAKKAEIMTVLQN
- the nadR gene encoding multifunctional transcriptional regulator/nicotinamide-nucleotide adenylyltransferase/ribosylnicotinamide kinase NadR codes for the protein MGGVGFIGGKFLPLHQGHVYAITQAACRCDELYVVLSHSPTRDQKLCEEAGIKPIPYEVRLRWLSTLVKDMENVRVLVVEDLADSDESYDWEAGAADIKRKIGKKIDLVFSSESAYDPIFRRLYPEAAHIILDESRSQVPISATQIRNEGVFAHWQHIPAIVQPYFVKKVVVVGTESCGKSTLTRYLAKIYNTVFVEEYGRTICEEVGGCDTILTPEYFPHIAYGHKMEEYKALQQANKLLFIDTEAIVTQFYSELYTGQTFPVLDQIAKEQVYDLWLLMEPDVAWVDDGLRVHGEEQVRLHNHEKLRQMLDERGITYVTLRGNYADRLQGAMQHVDQLLKTTSQRAGIGLD
- the pnuC gene encoding nicotinamide riboside transporter PnuC; this translates as MNAKSTGFLADWNWFEKIWLISFTLVTLYLYFALDDTFIGLIASLTGMVSVVLVAKGKTWSYYPGIINVVLYAFVAYGQKYYGEVMLNLLYFLPMQFIGLYLWRKNRVSEVKQNDVKITILSNRARIWWTLLSIIATIAYGFILKQMGGALPFVDSLTAVLSVIAMLFMVKRLVEQWVVWIIIDLFTIYMWLVAFLKDGSDISMLVMWSAYLVNAIYGLMNWVRQYRKQREGQTWGA
- a CDS encoding TIGR02452 family protein translates to MNQGHNRSVRVRIAQETLQIIEQGYYVNKAGEKKSITEELTTAISQSVLYRPNDLAADAVQLPSKQTTAAQLRAKIEVTSESSLDAAKRLVVSEKRADAVCLNFASAKNPGGGFLGGSQAQEESLARSSGLYPCIVQMQEMYTYHRQLKTCFYSDYMIYSPRVPVLRDQSDQLLPDPYLLSFVTAPAVNAGVVREREPENVAKIGPVMKERIRKILRAAAIHNHRTIILGAYGCGVFRNKAEDVAEYFATVLIEEQYAQLFDHIVFAVYDNSARQENLRAFKERFA